One genomic window of Coffea eugenioides isolate CCC68of chromosome 1, Ceug_1.0, whole genome shotgun sequence includes the following:
- the LOC113762302 gene encoding gibberellin receptor GID1B-like has product MAGSNEINASESKRVVPLNTWILISNFKLAYNMLRRPDGTFNRELAEFLDRKVPANTIPVDGVYSFDVVDRATSLLNRVYRPAPENEDQWGKIELEKPLSTTEAVPVIVFFHGGSFTHSSANSAIYDTLCRRLVSICKAVVVSVNYRRSPEYRYPCAYDDGWAALKWAHSRPWLRSGKDLKVHTYLAGDSSGGNIVHHVAVRAAESGVEVLGNILLQPLFGGQERTESEKRLDGKYFVKIQDRDWYWRAFLPEGEDRDHPACNIFGPRGRSLEGLNFPKSLVLVPGLDLVQDWQLAYVEGLKRSGKEAKLLHFKDATIGFFFLPNNDYFYTLMEEITSFIHSNC; this is encoded by the exons ATGGCTGGTAGTAATGAAATCAACGCTAGTGAATCCAAG AGGGTTGTTCCACTTAATACATGGATACTTATATCCAATTTCAAGCTCGCTTACAACATGCTTCGCCGTCCTGATGGCACCTTTAATCGTGAATTGGCTGAGTTTCTTGACCGAAAGGTTCCTGCCAACACCATTCCAGTTGATGGTGTATATTCATTTGATGTTGTTGACCGTGCTACAAGCCTGCTTAATCGAGTCTACCGGCCTGCCCCAGAAAACGAGGATCAGTGGGGAAAGATAGAACTTGAAAAGCCCTTGAGCACTACTGAAGCTGTTCCAGTTATTGTTTTCTTCCACGGTGGAAGTTTTACTCATTCTTCAGCTAATAGTGCTATCTATGACACCCTTTGTCGTCGCTTAGTCAGCATTTGCAAAGCTGTTGTTGTATCTGTAAATTATCGTCGATCGCCAGAATATAGATATCCTTGTGCGTATGATGATGGATGGGCTGCTCTAAAGTGGGCACATTCGAGACCATGGCTGCGAAGTGGGAAGGATCTGAAGGTTCATACATACTTGGCTGGTGATAGTTCTGGTGGTAATATTGTGCACCATGTTGCGGTTAGGGCTGCCGAATCTGGGGTCGAAGTGTTAGGCAACATTCTTCTTCAGCCATTATTTGGCGGGCAAGAGAGAACAGAGTCAGAGAAGAGGTTAGATGGGAAGTACTTTGTAAAAATCCAAGACAGGGATTGGTATTGGAGAGCATTTCTACCAGAAGGAGAAGATAGAGACCACCCTGCCTGCAATATATTTGGCCCCAGGGGTAGAAGCCTTGAAGGATTGAATTTCCCAAAAAGCCTTGTTCTTGTGCCTGGTTTGGATCTTGTCCAGGATTGGCAATTGGCTTATGTCGAAGGGCTCAAAAGATCGGGGAAAGAGGCGAAGCTCCTGCATTTTAAGGATGCCACAATTGGTTTCTTCTTCTTGCCCAATAACGACTACTTCTATACTCTCATGGAGGAAATTACCAGTTTTATCCATTCTAACTGTTAA
- the LOC113752067 gene encoding pentatricopeptide repeat-containing protein At2g30780-like, translated as MKRAWKLSSDAAQTRDRFLQRRCSGSHNPPTTSPSLNPSSCKTPTSASRLLRQCPPQTPSTTSQIVWPNIAPLFLNKWRSPGDSTAKQDQRDRVSALKEELLKYSGDAENIERVLEEKGVPLFRTYYDGSAVIELLKQLASSPDLALQIFNWRREQLDHGAPMTNEEYATGITLAGRLKDVDLAAELFAEAANKKLKETSLYNALMSAYMYNGLAAKCQLVFWDLRREETCKPTIVTYNILISVFGRLMLVDHMEATLQEIKDLNLSPNLSTYKNLIAGYITAWMWDNMEKTYMIMKADDVKPDLSTHLLMLRGYAHSGELKKMEEIYELVKDHVNNKEIPLIRTMICAYCRSSVSNRVKKIEELLVLIPENDYRPWLNVLLICLYANEDSLEQMENLISEAFEHNTAVRTTVIMRCIVSSYFRNDAVDKLANFVKRAESAGWRLCRSLYHCKMVMYSSQGRLAEMEMVVDEMRQVNVYFSKKTFWILYKAYSQWGQKCKLKQVLGMMCKHGHSIPLNTCSS; from the exons ATGAAACGAGCTTGGAAATTATCATCAGACGCAGCCCAAACGAGAGATCGGTTCCTCCAGAGAAGATGCTCGGGCTCCCATAACCCCCCTACAACGAGCCCTTCCTTGAACCCATCATCATGTAAAACCCCTACTTCTGCTTCCAGGTTGCTTCGACAATGTCCGCCCCAGACGCCATCTACCACCTCCCAAATCGTGTGGCCAAACATCGCCCCTTTATTCCTTAACAAATGGCGCAGCCCAGGTGATTCGACCGCCAAACAAGATCAAAGAGACAGGGTCTCAGCATTGAAAGAGGAGTTATTGAAGTACAGCGGCGATGCGGAGaatattgagagagttttggaagaaaaaggGGTGCCTTTGTTTCGGACTTATTATGATGGCTCTGCTGTTATTGAGCTCTTAAAGCAGTTGGCTTCCTCTCCTGATTTAGCCCTTCAG atCTTCAATTGGAGAAGGGAGCAATTAGACCATGGTGCACCTATGACGAACGAGGAGTATGCCACGGGCATTACTTTGGCTGGAAGATTGAAGGATGTTGATCTCGCAGCTGAGCTTTTTGCTGAAGCTGCCAACAAAAAACTTAAGGAAACCTCTCTGTACAATGCACTTATGAGTGCTTACATGTACAATGGTTTGGCTGCAAAATGTCAGTTAGTTTTCTGGGATTTGAGGCGGGAAGAAACATGTAAACCAACAATTGTCACATATAACATTCTCATCTCAGTCTTTGGACGGTTGATGCTGGTAGATCACATGGAGGCAACTTTACAAGAGATCAAGGATCTGAATCTCTCCCCTAATTTGAGCACATACAAAAATCTAATTGCTGGATATATTACTGCATGGATGTGGGACAATATGGAAAAGACCTATATGATCATGAAGGCAGATGACGTGAAGCCCGACCTTTCTACCCATTTGCTGATGCTCCGAGGGTATGCGCACTCTGGTGAGTTGAAAAAGATGGAAGAGATTTATGAGCTGGTAAAAGATCATGTGAATAATAAGGAAATTCCCTTGATTAGAACTATGATATGTGCGTACTGCAGGAGTTCTGTTTCAAATAGGGTTAAAAAGATCGAGGAATTGTTGGTGTTGATTCCAGAAAATGATTACAGACCTTGGTTGAATGTGTTACTGATTTGTCTGTATGCAAATGAGGATTCACTGGAGCAAATGGAAAATTTAATTAGTGAGGCATTTGAGCATAATACTGCTGTCAGGACAACTGTAATAATGCGTTGCATAGTTTCAAGTTATTTCCGAAATGATGCAGTGGACAAGCTGGCTAATTTTGTGAAACGCGCAGAAAGTGCTGGCTGGAGACTTTGCCGGTCTCTTTATCACTGCAAAATGGTTATGTACTCATCACAAGGGCGCCTTGCTGAGATGGAGATGGTTGTGGATGAGATGCGCCAAGTGAATGTCTACTTTTCCAAAAAAACGTTTTGGATACTGTACAAGGCCTACTCACAATGGGGTCAAAAGTGTAAACTAAAGCAGGTTTTAGGAATGATGTGCAAACACGGTCATTCTATTCCTTTGAATACATGCAGTTCATAG